Proteins encoded in a region of the Streptomyces sp. NBC_00310 genome:
- a CDS encoding PIN domain-containing protein, producing the protein MIYLLDTSGLVRLLRDPKLQSAWYDAIDAGAIASCYVQRAEFLHSARNGREYDEIMEMFTDLYPDVSVPKNAGRWIGAVQHRMARAGDHRSASAGDLVIAATAAHHGLTVLHDDADYRAVARHASDLTEHDVHDIA; encoded by the coding sequence GTGATCTACTTGCTCGACACGTCCGGCCTGGTGCGGCTGCTCCGTGATCCCAAACTGCAATCGGCCTGGTACGACGCGATCGATGCCGGGGCCATCGCATCCTGCTACGTGCAACGCGCCGAGTTTCTTCACAGCGCCCGGAACGGTCGCGAGTACGACGAGATCATGGAGATGTTCACCGACCTCTACCCAGATGTGTCGGTGCCGAAGAACGCGGGGCGCTGGATCGGTGCGGTGCAGCACCGCATGGCCCGGGCCGGGGATCATCGCAGCGCCTCAGCGGGCGACCTCGTCATCGCTGCCACCGCGGCTCACCATGGCCTGACCGTCCTCCATGACGATGCCGACTACCGTGCCGTCGCTCGGCACGCATCCGACCTGACCGAGCACGACGTCCACGACATCGCCTGA
- a CDS encoding type II toxin-antitoxin system VapB family antitoxin — MSVTQIDIDDDALERAMALSKVRTKKEAVNLALHFYAEQQERAARISRHFERAREWGAVEDAERLHEAEKRSR, encoded by the coding sequence ATGTCAGTGACCCAGATCGACATCGACGACGACGCCCTGGAGCGCGCCATGGCCCTGTCAAAGGTCAGGACCAAGAAAGAGGCGGTCAATCTCGCTCTGCACTTCTACGCCGAGCAGCAGGAGCGTGCGGCGCGCATCAGCCGTCACTTCGAGCGTGCGCGTGAGTGGGGTGCCGTCGAGGACGCCGAGCGCCTGCACGAGGCGGAGAAGCGCAGCCGGTGA
- a CDS encoding fatty acyl-AMP ligase yields the protein MRETISDHLAQAVAQTPDETAFTFVDFSTDRAGVSSRLTWRQLEKRVRTFATALRHAGAAGERVAVVGPQNLDYVVGFLAATCAGAIAVPLFPPSLPGHAEKLAAALADADPVLALTSPDALQTAEKFCANQDGLRVRVVTERDLLAGPVPGGVPTCGETAHPRPEDCAYLQYTSGSTRMPSGVEITHANVCANARQALEAYGIRSGRNCTVGWLPLYHDMGLVLAIVLPVVGHVHSVLMDPLAFVQQPVRWLRLLTQYPGALTAAPNFAYDYCARRVTDEERGELSLGSVTAMVNGSEPIAEQTLRRFQQAFAPIGAVRTAMRPSYGLAEATVFVSASPAGEEPTVTCFDRDALAAGTARAAEGTGAQAVTRLVGCGQPTGQEAAIVDPVTRVRLEDGCVGEIWLRGPNVGRGYWGRPEQSEATFRATLHGDESGDRACHWLRTGDLGLRYGEHLYISGRIKDLVIIDGTNHYPQDIEHTVENAHPAIRRHHTAAFAVLTDDGERLVVVAEHARDLAEPHGVRDEAARAVRAAVSAGHAVALHDFVLSPPGTVPHTTSGKVSRGACREQYLQGAWSSDTQAQRETGNA from the coding sequence GTGAGAGAAACGATCAGCGACCATCTCGCTCAGGCCGTAGCACAAACCCCCGATGAAACAGCTTTTACTTTCGTGGACTTCAGCACCGACCGCGCCGGAGTTTCGTCCCGTCTGACGTGGCGCCAGCTGGAGAAGCGGGTACGTACTTTCGCCACGGCCCTGCGCCACGCCGGAGCGGCGGGCGAGCGCGTGGCCGTCGTGGGGCCGCAGAACCTGGACTACGTCGTCGGCTTTCTCGCAGCCACGTGCGCCGGCGCGATCGCCGTGCCCCTCTTTCCCCCGTCCCTGCCCGGCCATGCGGAGAAGCTCGCCGCCGCGCTCGCCGACGCCGACCCGGTGCTCGCCCTCACCAGCCCCGATGCGCTTCAGACGGCGGAGAAGTTCTGCGCCAACCAGGACGGCCTCCGCGTACGCGTGGTCACCGAGCGGGACCTGCTCGCGGGGCCGGTGCCAGGGGGCGTACCGACATGCGGGGAGACCGCTCATCCGCGCCCCGAGGACTGCGCCTACCTGCAGTACACCTCGGGCTCAACCCGCATGCCGTCCGGCGTGGAGATCACCCACGCCAACGTGTGCGCCAACGCACGCCAGGCCCTGGAGGCGTACGGCATCCGCTCCGGGCGCAACTGCACTGTCGGCTGGCTTCCGCTGTACCACGACATGGGGCTCGTCCTGGCGATCGTGCTGCCTGTCGTCGGCCACGTCCACTCCGTGCTCATGGACCCGCTGGCCTTCGTCCAGCAGCCCGTCAGGTGGCTGCGGCTGCTGACTCAGTACCCGGGAGCGCTCACCGCCGCCCCCAACTTCGCCTACGACTACTGTGCGCGCCGCGTCACCGACGAGGAGCGCGGCGAGCTGTCGCTGGGATCGGTCACTGCCATGGTCAACGGCAGCGAACCCATTGCCGAGCAGACGCTCCGACGGTTCCAGCAGGCCTTCGCCCCGATCGGCGCGGTCCGCACAGCCATGCGCCCGTCCTACGGGTTGGCCGAGGCGACCGTGTTCGTCTCTGCCTCTCCGGCCGGGGAGGAACCGACTGTCACCTGCTTCGACCGGGACGCGCTGGCGGCCGGCACCGCCCGTGCGGCCGAGGGCACCGGGGCACAGGCCGTGACCCGCCTGGTCGGCTGCGGACAGCCCACCGGCCAGGAGGCGGCCATCGTCGACCCGGTCACCCGCGTTCGTCTGGAGGACGGGTGCGTCGGTGAGATCTGGCTGCGCGGACCCAATGTCGGACGCGGTTACTGGGGACGCCCGGAACAGAGCGAAGCCACCTTCCGGGCCACCCTCCACGGCGACGAATCGGGCGACCGCGCGTGTCACTGGCTGCGCACAGGCGATCTGGGGCTGCGGTACGGCGAACACCTCTACATCAGCGGCCGCATCAAGGACCTCGTGATCATCGACGGCACCAATCACTATCCGCAGGACATCGAGCACACCGTCGAGAACGCCCACCCGGCGATCCGCCGTCATCACACCGCGGCGTTCGCCGTCCTCACCGACGACGGAGAACGCCTGGTCGTCGTCGCCGAGCACGCCCGTGACCTCGCGGAACCCCACGGTGTCCGGGACGAGGCGGCCCGCGCCGTCCGCGCTGCGGTGTCCGCCGGTCACGCCGTCGCCCTCCATGACTTCGTCCTTTCCCCGCCGGGCACCGTGCCCCACACCACCAGCGGGAAGGTCTCCCGCGGCGCCTGCCGTGAGCAGTACCTCCAGGGTGCCTGGAGCTCCGACACGCAAG
- a CDS encoding MFS transporter: protein MQEGFENVTAHQYAPPRFKAGTVSRLRVLAILMAVILPSFMTALDNTVVTVALPQIRAELALGDADLKWVAAIYPLALASLLLLGGHLADTIGRRATLMLGVAFFTVSSIGCSLATSGVALIAFRGLQGAGGSLILPASLAVLSHDLPPRARNAAFSATTAALASALACGPVVSGVMTQHLGWESVFAMNAPLGCASLLIGFVVPRHAPAARSAPKSSATLSLRVVALACCWLAGLAYCLIEGPERGVFSVPVAMSGAITVAAAVGLWYELTLRRNAALRLLFRQRPFIGGIITQLLWGLSVSGVYFFTSQFLQDGLGLAPTSAGLTFIPVALSLLVAAPFIARMARRWGDGRVSAAGLLLVGLGLLMVALGSVGGSLVHILPGLSIIGFGSALAIPLTSRALESSPDRSSGIAAGLFSAVREASGVVGIAFVGVMVSYTEHAAAAAGAKESDAFLSGYQAGLCLASALVGAGAPVALWALRRRRDTPDGSREPAPFPVDASKPEP from the coding sequence ATGCAGGAAGGGTTTGAAAACGTTACCGCCCATCAATACGCTCCCCCTCGGTTCAAGGCAGGTACCGTGAGTCGACTGCGCGTCCTCGCCATTCTCATGGCCGTTATCCTGCCGTCATTCATGACGGCCCTGGACAATACCGTCGTCACTGTGGCACTGCCTCAGATCCGCGCCGAACTTGCTTTGGGTGACGCGGACTTGAAATGGGTGGCGGCCATTTACCCCCTGGCTCTCGCAAGCCTTCTCTTGCTGGGCGGGCATCTGGCCGACACCATCGGGCGGCGTGCGACGCTGATGCTCGGTGTCGCCTTCTTCACCGTCTCCTCGATCGGGTGCAGCCTGGCGACCTCAGGGGTGGCGCTGATCGCCTTCCGAGGACTCCAGGGAGCGGGCGGGTCGCTGATCCTGCCGGCCTCGCTGGCGGTCCTGTCACACGATCTTCCGCCGCGCGCACGCAATGCCGCCTTCAGCGCCACCACTGCCGCACTGGCTTCGGCGCTGGCCTGCGGACCAGTTGTCTCCGGCGTCATGACACAGCACCTGGGCTGGGAGTCGGTGTTCGCCATGAACGCGCCGCTGGGATGCGCGAGTCTCCTCATCGGTTTCGTCGTCCCCCGGCACGCCCCCGCGGCCCGTTCTGCGCCGAAGTCATCGGCCACCCTCTCCCTCCGCGTCGTCGCGTTGGCCTGTTGCTGGCTGGCGGGCCTCGCCTACTGCCTGATCGAAGGACCTGAAAGGGGCGTATTCAGCGTTCCCGTGGCCATGTCGGGTGCCATTACCGTGGCCGCCGCCGTCGGCCTGTGGTACGAGCTGACATTGCGCCGGAATGCCGCGCTGCGGCTCCTCTTTCGGCAACGTCCCTTCATCGGCGGGATCATCACTCAACTGCTGTGGGGTCTGAGCGTGAGCGGAGTCTATTTCTTCACGTCCCAGTTTCTTCAGGACGGCCTTGGCCTTGCCCCGACGTCAGCCGGACTGACGTTCATCCCCGTGGCGCTTTCCCTGCTCGTCGCCGCCCCTTTCATTGCCCGGATGGCACGCCGATGGGGGGACGGTCGGGTCTCCGCCGCGGGCCTGCTCCTGGTCGGCCTGGGGTTGTTGATGGTCGCTCTGGGAAGCGTTGGAGGGAGCCTCGTTCATATTCTGCCCGGACTCTCGATCATCGGCTTCGGCTCCGCACTGGCCATTCCGCTGACCTCCCGTGCCCTGGAGTCTTCGCCCGACCGTTCTTCCGGCATCGCCGCCGGGCTGTTCAGCGCCGTCCGCGAGGCATCCGGGGTCGTCGGGATCGCCTTCGTAGGCGTGATGGTGTCGTACACGGAGCACGCCGCGGCCGCTGCTGGAGCCAAGGAGTCGGATGCCTTCCTCTCCGGCTACCAGGCCGGCCTGTGTCTGGCCTCCGCGCTGGTCGGGGCCGGGGCACCCGTCGCGTTGTGGGCGCTGCGACGCCGCAGGGACACGCCGGACGGCAGCAGGGAGCCGGCACCCTTTCCCGTGGACGCCTCGAAGCCCGAACCGTGA